The following proteins come from a genomic window of Trichoplusia ni isolate ovarian cell line Hi5 chromosome 16, tn1, whole genome shotgun sequence:
- the LOC113502132 gene encoding putative serine protease K12H4.7, translating to MHFVELNIILSSCFYFSDAFGLYGLGNGYRFFLKELNSTFGAFDSSPISSKWIRQPLDHFDQNETRAWHMRYFERLDYWKRKGPIYLFINGEGPASRVFLQTGILYELAKETKGAMYLAEHRYYGKSKPFKDLTTENLAYLSSRQALADFAKLLRAIKMSPKYNESKVVVVGGSYAGNLAAWMRLLYPNLVDAAIASSAPVLAKKDFYEYLENVSEDFEQHGTPGCFEKIKEIFNRYDELFKTSAGIEQLKEEEQICESTDMNKSENKQLFFLDKTSEFMYEAQYGSPESIKGFCEDLTNTSKVFSAKDDDSDLWNEKNNCFDYDFDDMIENMRQVDWIMAWTYQTCTEFGYFPTTNSDNQPFTNNVFVDLFYSLCTKTYGDDFDEKRIDEGIERANNMYGGLKPNVTQVVFVNGDLDPYHKLGVLEDVSYEAPAKIIPLSSHCRDLFSDRAKDPEELKEARKYIKYLIKRWIGAGEYKKP from the coding sequence ATGCACTTTGTCGAATTGAACATTATTCTCTCTTCGTGCTTCTACTTTTCCGATGCATTCGGATTATACGGCCTCGGAAATGGATATAGATTTTTTCTAAAAGAACTGAATTCCACATTTGGCGCCTTCGACTCCTCTCCGATCTCATCCAAATGGATTCGGCAACCGTTGGATCATTTCGATCAAAACGAAACTCGAGCTTGGCACATGAGATATTTTGAAAGACTAGATTATTGGAAACGTAAAGGtccaatttatttgtttatcaacGGTGAAGGTCCAGCCAGTCGTGTGTTTCTACAAACTGGAATTTTGTATGAATTGGCTAAAGAAACAAAGGGAGCTATGTATTTAGCAGAACACAGGTATTACGGAAAAAGTAAACCTTTCAAGGATTTGACTACAGAAAACTTGGCGTACCTCAGTTCCCGACAAGCACTTGCTGATTTCGCGAAACTATTAAGGGCAATTAAGATGTCACCGAAGTATAACGAATCTAAAGTAGTCGTAGTTGGAGGTTCCTATGCAGGGAACTTGGCAGCTTGGATGAGACTACTGTACCCTAACTTGGTAGACGCCGCAATCGCTAGCAGTGCGCCAGTTCTAGCCAAAAAGGATTTCTACGAATATCTAGAAAATGTTAGTGAAGATTTCGAACAACACGGTACTCCAGGCTGCtttgagaaaataaaagaaatatttaatagatacgATGAGTTATTCAAAACTAGTGCCGGTATTGAACAGCTTAAAGAAGAAGAACAAATATGTGAAAGTACAGATATGAATAAATCAGagaataaacaattgtttttcctGGATAAGACTTCCGAATTTATGTATGAAGCTCAGTACGGCAGCCCTGAAAGCATTAAAGGTTTTTGTGAAGATTTGACGAATACGTCAAAAGTGTTTTCCGCAAAAGATGATGACAGTGACTTGTGGAacgagaaaaataattgttttgactACGATTTCGATGATATGATTGAAAACATGAGACAAGTAGACTGGATTATGGCTTGGACATACCAAACTTGTACTGAATTCGGCTACTTTCCCACTACTAATTCTGATAATCAACCgtttacaaataatgttttcgTAGACTTGTTCTATAGTTTGTGCACTAAAACATACGGTGATGATTTCGATGAAAAAAGAATTGATGAAGGTATAGAGAGAGCTAACAATATGTATGGAGGGTTAAAACCTAACGTTACTCAAGTCGTTTTTGTTAATGGTGACTTGGATCCATACCACAAATTAGGAGTTCTTGAAGATGTTTCTTATGAAGCACCGGCCAAGATAATACCACTATCTTCACATTGTAGAGACTTGTTTTCTGATAGAGCTAAGGATCCAGAGGAATTGAAAGAAGCCAGGAAGtatatcaaatatttgataaaaagatGGATTGGAGCTGGGGAATATAAAAAGCCATAG
- the LOC113501819 gene encoding intraflagellar transport protein 74 homolog: protein MDYSEGSAGAKRSDAIRPVSRRGYREYTNTGSAVSRSSTMRPTSAYRGNTASRLSTAGFGPAPPTASRQPTAMTGFSMIDRPITQQGISGLRTGTARGFRTRQLQDKRYWEELMQVKVREMKAEIARLSEQADAGERERSAKKHYEKRVRELALELTDLQGRLADYNTAIRIANGEASKQSVEEQTRDLEASNQKMQEEVEQVFMEKQRKENQLRQLREQMDKEQSTITKLLGEMTQEQKDEYNELEATATALREEVEQARTQIDHLNREKEEFTKEISGFQIKVHLLELNRRLVAAEEKRDNIKNELNNRLDPQEEREKLLSQVREDNAAIASLDSNTANLKEQIKKVQELIEQAEQDLEEGNSERHQKYRELKKREETMDTFMGTYDENLRKEQEKIDQLEKDIVFSLEHSSSNIDLDLSEIDSLKQKEGYTSQYDDSKKSIDTLTKDYERFQSNLKKAEATRERLATELQTLPEKTKVMKEELLTLSDLEKLRDEGEEQKKALETELQQLREKLIPTESAVIEATGKLKKLQASLDGNEMYAKLNGLEEELAQLENRKTVLEEDIASITLKADYAPLKKQAMDELNTLNKKIIEDLISVKSY, encoded by the exons ATGGATTATTCAGAGGGCAGTGCGGGGGCAAAGAGGTCGGACGCGATTCGACCAGTGTCCAGACGTGGGTATAGAGAATATACCAACACAGGCTCTGCTGTTTCTAG AAGCAGCACGATGAGACCAACTTCAGCATACCGAGGCAATACGGCGTCGCGGCTCTCGACAGCCGGGTTCGGTCCCGCGCCCCCAACGGCTAGCCGGCAGCCTACTGCTATGACTGGTTTCTCCATG ATTGACAGACCGATAACCCAGCAAGGTATATCAGGTCTTAGAACAGGCACAGCTCGAGGCTTCCGCACTCGACAACTGCAGGACAAGAGGTACTGGGAAGAGCTGATGCAGGTCAAAGTACGGGAGATGAAGGCAGAAATAGCTAGACTCAGTGAACAGGCAGACGCGGGAGAAAGAGAGAGATCCGCTAAGAAGCACTACGAGAAAAGAGTTAGAGAGTTGGCTTTGGAATTGACTG ATTTACAAGGTCGTCTGGCAGACTATAACACAGCCATAAGAATCGCTAATGGTGAGGCATCTAAACAATCCGTGGAAGAGCAAACTCGAGACCTGGAGGCGAGCAATCAAAAGATGCAAGAAGAAGTAGAACAGGTGTTTATGGAGAAACAGAGGAAAGAGAACCAGCTCAGGCAGCTGCGAGAACAGATGGACAAG gaGCAATCCACGATTACAAAACTACTAGGAGAAATGACTCAGGAGCAAAAAGATGAGTACAATGAATTGGAAGCTACTGCCACTGCACTGAGGGAAGAGGTGGAACAGGCGAGAACACAGATAGACCATCTCAATAGAGAGAAGGAAGAGTTCACTAAGGAAATATCTGGATTTCAG ataAAAGTACATCTGTTAGAATTAAACAGGCGACTAGTTGCAGCTGAAGAAAAACGTGATAACATTAAGAATGAGTTAAACAATCGTTTGGATCCTCAAGAAGAAAGGGAGAAACTATTGAGCCAG GTTCGCGAAGATAATGCTGCTATTGCTTCATTGGACAGTAACACCGCTAACTTAAAGGAACAAATCAAAAAGGTGCAGGAGCTTATTGAACAGGCGGAACAG GATTTAGAAGAAGGTAACTCTGAGCGTCACCAAAAGTACCGCGAACTAAAGAAGCGTGAAGAAACCATGGACACCTTCATGGGAACGTACGATGAAAACCTAAGGAAGGAACAAGAAAAAATAGACCAACTGGAAAAAGACATCGTATTCTCCTTAGAACATAGTAGCTCGAACATCGACTTGGATTTGAGTGAAATTGATTCGTTGAAACAGAAAGAAGGGTACACCTCCCAATATGATGATAGCAAGAAGTCTATAGATACGTTGACTAAAGACTATGAGAGGTTTCAGAGTAATTTGAAAAAG GCGGAAGCAACCCGAGAACGTCTAGCAACAGAACTGCAGACCTTACCAGAAAAGACGAAAGTAATGAAAGAAGAATTGCTAACACTTTCTGATCTGGAAAAACTGCGAGATGAAG GTGAAGAACAGAAGAAGGCTTTAGAAACCGAACTTCAGCAACTCAGGGAGAAACTGATTCCCACTGAAAGCGCTGTCATAGAAGCTACAGGGAAGTTGAAAAAATTACAG GCCAGTCTTGACGGAAACGAAATGTATGCAAAACTAAACGGATTGGAGGAGGAACTAGCACAATTAGAAAACAGGAAAACTGTGCTTGAAGAGGACATTGCGTCTATAACTTTGAAGGCAGATTACGCACCGTTAAAGAAGCAAGCGATGGACGAATTAAATACTTTGAACAAGAAAATTATAGAAGATCTGATCAGTGTTAAGTCTTATTga